From the Cryptomeria japonica chromosome 2, Sugi_1.0, whole genome shotgun sequence genome, one window contains:
- the LOC131071388 gene encoding uncharacterized protein LOC131071388, producing the protein MGWCDPVQNRWMVFVACIWIECCAGPSYGFSIYSQAIKTRFGYNQQQLDTISVYSSLGVFGGLLSGLLNQCLPDWLVLLIGSLHNLAGYTIVWLFVSGRLPVPPLWELGLFTCIALNGSLYFNTVSMVTSVNNFPDNRGLVAGLMKGCFGLSSAILSTVWKVLFPDSDGSDYLLVAAIVPSALTFLLMPIVREYEADNSENGSSRTMQNLALASVPMVFLAVFFMAAPFLDGNSLQAIKTRFGYNQQQLDTISVYSSLAFFGGILCGLLNQCLPSWIVLLIGSPHNLAGYVVLWLLVSGRLAVPPLWELGLFTCIAMNDSLYFNTVSVVTSVNNFPDNKGLVVGLMKGCFGLSSAILSTTWKIVFPDSDGSSYLLVAAIVPSAVTFLLMPLVRKFEADNSENGSSRTIKNLALAAAPMVFLAVFFMAAPF; encoded by the exons ATGGGGTGGTGTGATCCTGTTCAGAACAGATGGATGGTTTTCGTAGCCTGCATCTGGATTGAATGTTGTGCAGGACCATCATATGGATTCAGCATATATTCTCAGGCCATCAAGACCAGATTTGGCTATAACCAACAGCAGCTAGACACCATCTCTGTTTACAGCAGCTTAGGAGTTTTTGGGGGATTACTCTCTGGCCTGTTAAACCAGTGCCTCCCTGATTGGCTTGTTCTGCTCATTGGGTCTCTCCACAATTTGGCAGGCTACACAATTGTATGGCTGTTTGTATCTGGGAGACTACCAGTTCCTCCATTGTGGGAGCTGGGTTTATTTACCTGTATTGCCCTCAATGGCTCCTTATACTTCAACACAGTCTCAATGGTGACCTCTGTAAACAATTTTCCTGATAACAGAGGACTAGTGGCGGGGTTGATGAAGGGATGCTTTGGCCTAAGCAGCGCCATTCTGTCAACAGTATGGAAGGTATTGTTTCCAGATTCAGATGGGTCTGACTATTTGTTAGTGGCAGCCATAGTCCCATCTGCACTCACCTTTCTGCTCATGCCAATTGTGAGGGAGTATGAAGCAGATAATTCtgaaaatgggtcttcaagaactATGCAAAATCTGGCTTTGGCGTCTGTGCCCATGGTGTTTTTGGCAGTGTTTTTCATGGCTGCCCCTTTCTTGGATGGGAACTCTTTGCAG GCCATAAAGACCCGATTTGGCTACAACCAACAGCAATTGGACACCATCTCTGTTTACAGCAGCTTAGCATTTTTTGGGGGCATACTCTGTGGCCTGTTAAACCAGTGCCTCCCTTCTTGGATTGTTCTGCTCATTGGGTCTCCCCACAATTTGGCAGGCTATGTGGTCTTATGGCTACTTGTATCTGGGAGACTAGCTGTTCCTCCATTGTGGGAGCTGGGTTTATTTACCTGTATTGCCATGAATGACTCCTTATACTTCAACACAGTCTCAGTGGTGACCTCTGTAAATAATTTTCCAGATAACAAAGGACTAGTGGTGGGGTTGATGAAGGGATGCTTTGGTCTAAGTAGTGCTATTCTGTCAACAACATGGAAGATAGTATTTCCAGATTCAGATGGGTCATCCTATTTGTTGGTAGCCGCCATAGTCCCATCTGCAGTCACCTTTCTGCTTATGCCACTTGTGAGGAAATTTGAAGCAGATAATTCtgaaaatgggtcttcaagaactATAAAAAATCTGGCTTTGGCGGCTGCACCCATGGTGTTTTTAGCAGTGTTTTTCATGGCTGCGCCTTTCTGA
- the LOC131071350 gene encoding protein NUCLEAR FUSION DEFECTIVE 4 isoform X2 encodes MGYESVQNRWMVLVACMWIECCAGASYGFSIYSQAIKTRFGYNQQQLDTISVYSSLAIFGGILCGLLNQCLPAWIVLFIGALHNLAGNIVLWLFVSGRLAVPPLWELGLFTFIAINGCLYFNTVSMVTSVSNFPDNRGLVVGLIKGCFGLSSAILSTVWKVFFPDSDGSSYLLVAAIVPSAVTFLLMPIVRKYEPDECRNGSSRTMQNLALASVPMVFLALFFMAAPFWDEHSLQMRMV; translated from the coding sequence ATGGGGTATGAATCTGTTCAAAACAGATGGATGGTTTTGGTAGCCTGCATGTGGATTGAATGTTGTGCAGGAGCATCATATGGCTTTAGCATATATTCTCAGGCCATAAAGACCCGATTTGGCTATAACCAACAGCAATTGGACACCATCTCTGTTTACAGCAGCTTAGCAATTTTTGGGGGCATACTCTGTGGGCTGTTAAACCAGTGCCTCCCTGCTTGGATTGTTCTGTTCATTGGGGCTCTGCACAATTTGGCAGGCAATATAGTCTTATGGCTGTTTGTATCTGGGAGACTAGCAGTTCCTCCATTGTGGGAGCTGGGTTTGTTCACCTTTATTGCCATTAATGGCTGCTTATACTTCAACACAGTCTCAATGGTGACCTCTGTAAGCAATTTTCCAGATAACAGAGGACTAGTGGTGGGTCTGATAAAGGGATGTTTTGGTCTAAGTAGCGCCATTCTGTCAACAGTATGGAAGGTATTTTTTCCAGATTCAGATGGTTCTTCCTATTTGTTAGTGGCCGCCATCGTCCCATCTGCAGTCACCTTTCTGCTCATGCCAATTGTGAGGAAATATGAACCAGATGAATGTAGAAATGGGTCTTCAAGAACTATGCAAAACCTGGCTTTGGCGTCTGTACCCATGGTGTTTTTAGCACTGTTTTTCATGGCTGCCCCTTTCTGGGATGAACACTCTTTGCAG
- the LOC131071351 gene encoding protein NUCLEAR FUSION DEFECTIVE 4-like: protein MGWYDSVQNRWMVLVACIWIECCGGAFYGFSICSEAIKTRFGYNQQQLDSISAYSSVGLFGGIISGLLNQCLPAWLVLLIGSLLNLAGYTIVWLFVSGRLPVPPLWELGLFTSIAMNGSLFLNTVSMVTSVNNFPDNRGLAVGLMKGCIGLSSAFISTVWKVLFPDSDGSSYLIVAAVIPSAVTFLLMPIVRKYEADNSENGSSRTMQNLALASAPMVFLAVFFMAAPFWDGNSLQVSNLIVYDVIFFNVLLATEVLNFYHHGL from the coding sequence ATGGGGTGGTATGACTCTGTTCAGAACAGATGGATGGTTTTGGTAGCCTGCATCTGGATTGAATGTTGTGGAGGAGCATTTTATGGCTTTAGCATATGTTCTGAGGCCATCAAGACCCGATTTGGCTACAATCAACAGCAGCTAGATAGCATCTCTGCTTACAGCAGCGTAGGACTTTTTGGGGGCATAATCTCTGGCCTGTTAAACCAGTGCCTCCCTGCTTGGCTTGTTCTGCTCATTGGGTCTCTTCTCAATTTGGCAGGCTACACAATTGTATGGCTGTTTGTATCTGGGAGACTACCAGTTCCTCCATTGTGGGAGCTGGGTTTATTTACCTCTATTGCCATGAATGGCTCCTTATTCTTAAACACAGTCTCAATGGTGACCTCTGTAAATAATTTTCCAGATAACAGAGGACTAGCGGTGGGGTTGATGAAGGGATGCATTGGTCTAAGCAGCGCCTTTATTTCTACAGTATGGAAGGTATTGTTTCCAGATTCAGATGGGTCTTCCTATTTGATAGTGGCCGCCGTAATCCCGTCTGCAGTCACCTTTCTGCTCATGCCAATTGTGAGGAAATATGAAGCAGATAATTCtgaaaatgggtcttcaagaactATGCAAAATCTGGCTTTGGCGTCTGCACCCATGGTGTTTTTAGCAGTGTTTTTCATGGCTGCACCTTTCTGGGATGGAAACTCTTTACAGGTGAGTAATCTCATTGTTTATgatgttattttttttaatgtattattAGCGACAGAAGTTTTAAATTTCTACCACCATGGGCTATAA